A portion of the Esox lucius isolate fEsoLuc1 chromosome 20, fEsoLuc1.pri, whole genome shotgun sequence genome contains these proteins:
- the LOC114840678 gene encoding vegetative cell wall protein gp1-like, whose translation MNHQKRNRRRTRKTRHGHRDNSLWLWEKPETPEEEARRLCAYSGYTPPVHPLRGEYAWRGDWGADSLSPDDEDVVYGRVEEDPPEAQTRRSPQDFFGGVLWGVDQWGDVKPLSRQEEGVVKELLQEMQRTERTGCRRGGQRRKQQPVPPTSHGLDACSYPAAYPAAYPAAYPAAPCFPRCPGAAPAPPAPAPPPAPIPPPATPSPAPPPAPAPPPAVNPPPAPPAPAPPPAANLPPAPIPPPAPPSPAPLPAADLPPAPIPPPAPPSPIPPPAPVPPPAPLSPIPPPAPPAPTPPPALPPAPDPPPAPPAPAPPPAPIPPPAPPSPIPLPAPIPPPAPPAPTPPPALPPAPDPPPALPPAPDPPPALPPAPDPPPAPPALAPPPAPAPPPAPTPPPALPPAPDPPPVSPSPTPPPALPQAPDPPPAPPSPIPPPAPPTPTPPPALPPAPDPPPASPAPDPPPASPAPAPPPAPIPPPAPPSPAPPPAPTPPPALPPAPDPPPVSPSPAPPPALPPAPDPPPPPPAPAPPPAPIPPPAPPSPAPPPALPPAPDPPPVSPSPIPPPESQRVDLTLAHLKVNQ comes from the exons atgaaccaccaaaaaAGGAACCGCAGACGCACGAGGAAGACCCGCCATGGCCACAGGGACAACTCCCTGTGGTTGTGGGAGAAGCCAGAGACGCCGGAGGAGGAAGCTCGGCGTCTCTGCGCTTATTCCGGCTAcacccctccggtacacccgtTGAGAGGGGAGTATGCCTGGAGAGGCGATTGGGGGGCTGACTCCCTCTCCCCGGACGACGAGGATGTGgtgtatgggagagtggaggaagaccccCCGGAGGCGCAAACCCGGAGGTCGCCCCaagacttttttgggggggtgctaTGGGGCGTGGACCAGTGGGGTGATGTCAAGCCCCTCAGCCGGCAGGAGGAGGGGGTCGTCAAGGAGCTCCTACAGGAGATGCAGAGGACGGAGAGGACGGGCTGTAGGAGGGGAGGCCAGAGGAGGAAGCAGCAGCCCGTGCCTCCTACCAGCCACGGGTTGGATG CCTGCTcctaccccgcggcctaccccgcggcctaccccgcggcctaccccgcggcgCCCTGCttcccccgctgcccgggagccgca ccggctcccccggctcctgctcctccaccggctcctattcccccgccggctaccccgtctcctgctcctccgccggctcctgctcccccgccggccgtcaaccctccgccggctcccccggctcctgctcctccgccggctgccaacctgccgccggctcctattcctccgccggctcccccgtctcctgctcctctgccggctgccgacctgccgccggctcctattcctccgccggctcccccgtctcctattcctccgccggctcctgttcctccaccggctcccctgtctcctattcctccgccggctcccccggctcctactcctccgccggctctcccgccggctccggaccctccgccggctcccccggctcctgctcctccaccggctcctattcccccgccggctcccccgtctcctattcctctgcctgctcctattcctccgccagctcccccggctcctactcctccgccggctcttccgccggctccggaccctccgccggctcttccgccggctccggacccaccgccggcccttccgccggctccggaccctccgccggctcccccagctcttgctcctccaccggctcctgctcctccgccggcacctactcctccgccggctcttccgccggctcctgaccctccaccggtttccccgtctcctactcctccgccggctcttccgcaggctcctgaccctccgccggctcccccgtctcctattcctccgccggctcccccgactcctactcctccgccggctcttccgccggctccggaccctccgccggcttccccggctccggaccctccgccggcttccccggctcctgctcctccgccggctcctattcccccgccggctcccccgtctcctgctcctccgccggctcctactcctccgccggctcttccgccggctcctgaccctccgccggtttccccatctcctgctcctccgccggctcttccgccggctccggaccctccgccgcctcccccggctcctgctcctccgccggctcctattcccccgccggctcccccgtctcctgctcctccgccggctcttccgccggctcctgaccctccgccggtttccccgtctcctattcctccaccg